CCACCCGCTTCACCCTGGTGAGCCACGAGGGCGCTGCTCGCGAGGTCGACTACCGGGTGGTGGTGCGTCCGGCGGCTGACGTCGGTGCGGCCGACGTGGTCCGCGAGGGCACCCGCGCGGTGGCCTCCGGCAAGACCGCCACGGTGTCGACCTCGGTGCCCACGGCCTCTCCCGGCGACCAGCAGGTCGTGGTCACGCTGCCGGACACCGGCGCGCAGATCACCGCGCGCTGCCAGAGGGGCGAGTCGTGAGCACCCTGACCCAGGTCGACCGCTTCGTCCCGCTCGCGCCCCTCGACGCCGGCTGGTTCGGTCTGGAGAGCGTGCGCGTCCTGGGCGGGCTCGACGTCCCGTCGGTCGAGCAGCTGCGCCGGTCGGTGCGCGTGCTCCACGACTCCGACGACCTCGTCGCCCGCCACTACGACATGGACAACCTGCGCTACCGGGTGGCTCGGCACGACGAGCGGGACGACCGCTGTGCGGCCATGGTGGTGCGCTCCCGCGCGGATCGTCTCGAGCTCCAGGACGCCTTCGACGAGGCGGCGGTGCCGCTGGGAGCGCTGCCCTTCCGGCTCGTGGTGGGGCGTGGCTGGTGCTCGATCCGGATCTCGCACGCCTTCGGCGACGGCTGGTCGTGCCTCACGCTGCTCGCCCACCTGCTGGACCAGGCCAACAGCCGCTCGGTGCTTCCCCTGCCGTGGGACGTGGTCGGCCCGCGGCGCCAGCAGCTGCTCAGCACCGGGGGGCTCGTGCGCCGGCCCGGCGCCGTGCTCACCGCGGCCCGCCACCGTCGCGCCTTCAGCGGTGGCGTCTACGAACCCTCGGAGCTGCGCACCAGTCACCACCGGTCCTCGACCGTCGTGCACACCAGCGCCCCCGGGTTCGTGCCGGCCCTGGGCCGCGAGCGCGACGCGCTGTGGCCGGGCGCCTCGCTCGCGGGGGTCGTCCTGGTCCGGGTGCGGGCAGCGCTGGGCCGGCACCTGACGACACCCGAGCCGGGGGTCGAGATGCTGTTCGACGTGCGCCGGGACTCGGCGTCCACCCGCCGCGCCTTCGGCAACTGGGCGGCCGGCATCACGGTGCGGCCCGAGGACGACGACGATCCGGTCTCGGTGACCTCCGAGATCCGACGCATCCGGGAGTCCGGGGTGCCGCACGTGGCCGCGGCCGCGAGCCGGCTGCGTGCCCGCAACGCCCGGACCGGTGGGCGCCAGGTGCTGACGCCCGGCGACCGACCCCACCTGACGCTGTCCTACCTGAACCGCCACGGCCCGCTCGCGCGGCTCCCGTGGGATCCCGCGTCGACGCCGGTCGTGGGCCTGGCGGCGGTGCCGAACGGCCTCGGGTCGGTCTCGGTGTCGGCCCACGAGACGGGCGACCGCCTCAGCCTCAGCCTCTGCTTCTACGACCACGTCTGGTCGCGCGACGCCGTGGCGGCCGCCGTGGCCGAGGCCCTGGACCCGACGCCGGCAGGACCGTGTCCCGCGACCCGCCAGGAGGCGACCCCATGACGCTCCAGGACACCACCGTCGCGCCCGCAGGACCGGCTCCGGCCACGGACCCGCTGCGGGGCGACCTCGCGCTGGGTGCCACCGTCCTCGTCGCCGGCGGGGTGCTGCTGCTCGACGTCCCCGTCGCGGTCCGGTGCCTGCTGACCGTGCTGCTCGCGGTCGTGGTGCCGGTCGCGGCGCTGCTCGGATCGCCCGCGCGGCGCACGCCCCCCAGCCTGGCGGAGGTGGTCACCGCGTGCGGAGGGTCGGTGCTGCTCCTGCTCCTGGTCGGCCTCGCCCTCAACACCCTGCTGCCCGTGGTCGGGATCGACCGGGCGCTGGCGACCGCCCCCGTCGTGGTGGGGGTGGTGCTGCTCGACCTGGGCCTCGTGGCCTGGCGGCTGCGCCAGGGGGCCGACCTCGCGCGCCCGCTGGCGGCCGCGGTGCGCAGCGCCGTGCTCTGGCGGGCCGGGACGGCCGAGGCCCTGGCCCTCGCGTCGCTGGTCATCTGCATCGCCGGCGCGGTGCGGCTCAACAACGGTGCGAGCAGTGCCGTGGCCGTGGTGGGCCACGCGCTGGTGGCCGCGACCTTCGTGGCGCTGCTGCTGCGCCCGGCGAGGTCCCGGCTCTCCGACGGGCTGGCGCTCTACCTCGCGGCAGCCGCGCTGCTGCTCGGCACCTCCGTCCGCGGCTGGTACGTCATCGGCCACGACATCCAGCGCGAGTTCCTCGTCTACCTCCTGGCCCAGGGCCAGGACAGGTGGCAGATGTCCAGCCTCGACAGCGCCTACAACGCCTGCCTGAGCGTCAGCGTCCTGCCCACGGTCGTGGCCAACCTGACCGGCCTCGGGGGAGTGGTGGTCTTCAAGGTCGTCCTGCAGCTGGCCTTCGCGCTGGTCCCCGTCGCCGTCTACGCCGCCTCGAGGGGCTGGGCGGGACGACGGGTGGCGCTGCTCGGCGCGCTCGTGCTCGTCACCTTCCCGACCTTCCACAACGACATGCCCTACCTGGTGCGCCAGGAGGTGGCGTTCCTCTTCCTCGCGCTCGCGCTGCTCACCGCGGCGCGCCACGACCTGCGCCGGGGCCTCCAGCTGGCCCTGGTCGTCGGCTTCGGCGTCGGGGTGGTGCTCTCCCACTACTCGACGACCTACCTGCTGCTGCTCGGGCTCGTCATGGGCTCGGCCGGCTTCCACGTGTCCCGCCACCTGGCCTCGCGGCGTACGCCGGGGCAGCGGGTGCGCGAGCGGCCCGTGCTGCTCGCCCCGGTGGTCGTGGTCGCGGTCGGCCTCGCCACCTGGACCTGGGTCAGCCCGGTCACGCAGTCCGGCGGCCACCTCGAGGAGACCGTCACCAGCACGGTGTCGGCGGTGGTCAGCGGGTCGTCGGGACCGGGGTCCTCGGACCTGTCCTACGGCCTGTTCGCTGGCCGCCAGGCCAGTCCCGACGAGCGGCTCGCGATGTTCGCGGCCGAGACGCTCGACGAGCGCCGGGCCGAGTCCGGTGCGTGGCTGCTCGACGACGCCGAGGCAGCCGCCCTGACCCCCGCCACGGTCGACATCCGCGACGACGCGCTCACCCCCGTCGGCCGGGTGCTCGACGCCGTCGGGCTCGACGTCACCCGGGGCAACGCGCTGCTCCGTCTCGGCGCCGCGCTGCTGCTCCAGGTGCTGCTCCTCGCCGGGGTGGCGCTGCTCGCCCTCGCGCGGTTCTCGACCCCCCGCCGACGTCCGGGCCTGGCCCGGTGGGCCGTCCCGACCGAGACCCTGTGGCTGGTGCTGGGCGCCATCGCCGCCCTCGGGCTGGTGGTGGTCGTGCCCGGCCTGTCCGCGTCGTACGGCGTGCTGCGGGCGTTCCAGCAGGGCCTGCTGGTCTTCGCCCCGGTGATCGTGGTCGGGGCGGTCGGCGTCCTCGGACTGCTGCTGGCCCGGCTCCGGACCGGACCGATGGCCGTCGCGGGAGCCGGCTTCGTCGGGCTCTTCCTGGTCCTCACCGGGGTCGTCTCGACCACGACCGGAGGGGCGCCGGGCCAGCTGGCGCTGTCCAACTCGGGGCAGTACTACGACCTCTACTACCTCACCGACGCGGAGGCCGCCGGCACCCGCTGGCTCGCGCGAGCGGCCCGCAGCGCCCCGGTCCAGTCCGAGGTGGTGACCGACAAGGTCGCGGTGGGTCGGCTGCGCTCCGCCACGGGCGGGGAGATCGAGGTGAGCGGGGAGTTCTTCCCCACCCAGCTGCGGCGCGACACCTTCGTGTTCCTCGGCGCCCAGACGGTCGAGCACGAGCAGGCCACCATCTTCTACACCGGCAACCTCATCACCTACCGCTACCCGGTGGAGCTGCTCGAGCAGCGGCTCGACCTCGTCTACAGCAACCCCGACGCCGAGGTGTTCCGATGACCGCGCTGCGCCACCCCGTCGCGTTCGTCCGCGGCGCGCTCCGGGACCCGCTGCTGGCGAACTCCTGGCTGATGCTGGCCACGACCGTGCTGATGGCGGCGGCCGGCGGCGTCTTCTGGGTGATCGCGGCGAGGATCGCGACCCCCCGCGACGTGGGGCTCGCGTCCTCGCTGGTCACCGCGGGCGAGGCGCTGGCCGTGCTGGCGCAGCTCGGGCTCAACATCTCGATGGTGCGCGTCCTGCAGCGCAGCGACCGGCGCTCGGCCGACGTGCTGATGGCGGTCGCGGTGGTGAGCGCAGCCGGGGTGCTCGCCGCGCTGGCGTACGTCGCGCTGCTCCCGCGCGTCGCCCCCGACCTGGCCGCGCTGATCTCGTGGCCCTGGACGGCCCTGCTCTTCGCCGTCCTGGTGGCCGGAGCCGGTGTCAACCAGCTCACCGACGGCCTGTTCCTGGCCATCGACCGGGTCTCGCGCAACCTGGTCATCAGCGGCGTCCTGATGGGCCTGGT
This genomic interval from Nocardioides scoriae contains the following:
- a CDS encoding DUF2206 domain-containing protein, translated to MTLQDTTVAPAGPAPATDPLRGDLALGATVLVAGGVLLLDVPVAVRCLLTVLLAVVVPVAALLGSPARRTPPSLAEVVTACGGSVLLLLLVGLALNTLLPVVGIDRALATAPVVVGVVLLDLGLVAWRLRQGADLARPLAAAVRSAVLWRAGTAEALALASLVICIAGAVRLNNGASSAVAVVGHALVAATFVALLLRPARSRLSDGLALYLAAAALLLGTSVRGWYVIGHDIQREFLVYLLAQGQDRWQMSSLDSAYNACLSVSVLPTVVANLTGLGGVVVFKVVLQLAFALVPVAVYAASRGWAGRRVALLGALVLVTFPTFHNDMPYLVRQEVAFLFLALALLTAARHDLRRGLQLALVVGFGVGVVLSHYSTTYLLLLGLVMGSAGFHVSRHLASRRTPGQRVRERPVLLAPVVVVAVGLATWTWVSPVTQSGGHLEETVTSTVSAVVSGSSGPGSSDLSYGLFAGRQASPDERLAMFAAETLDERRAESGAWLLDDAEAAALTPATVDIRDDALTPVGRVLDAVGLDVTRGNALLRLGAALLLQVLLLAGVALLALARFSTPRRRPGLARWAVPTETLWLVLGAIAALGLVVVVPGLSASYGVLRAFQQGLLVFAPVIVVGAVGVLGLLLARLRTGPMAVAGAGFVGLFLVLTGVVSTTTGGAPGQLALSNSGQYYDLYYLTDAEAAGTRWLARAARSAPVQSEVVTDKVAVGRLRSATGGEIEVSGEFFPTQLRRDTFVFLGAQTVEHEQATIFYTGNLITYRYPVELLEQRLDLVYSNPDAEVFR